A region from the Vicia villosa cultivar HV-30 ecotype Madison, WI linkage group LG3, Vvil1.0, whole genome shotgun sequence genome encodes:
- the LOC131660525 gene encoding uncharacterized protein LOC131660525 isoform X2 — MESDVEESMRKRQRKNPFSGEFSRKFEQYAERPYGAVGDANFIPDDDNRLENTRAKFGSLLKRHGDLAERISRDSDKIAFERLQKEFDAARASQTEEVYLDGEQWNDGLLATIREQVHIETDRKAMSGDTDILTSPPEKITYKTGNKVICCLEGARIGIQYETSFAGEPCEFYHCVLESKSFLEKMTVLEHTLPYFLPIHEIENDLLSSNAMKFIDHVGDLLQAYVDRREQVRLVKELYGNQIGELYHSLPHHMIEFVLEDFDCFCSKVTISLRYTDLISVLPTRVSALAWPMLKKNSTTTLNRMEDGVSESHPLPVRLSYAEDALRTMSLPEAYAEFILNLPQALQQMYH; from the exons ATGGAGAGCGATGTGGAAGAATCCATGAGAAAGAGGCAGCGAAAAAACCCCTTCTCCGGCGAATTCTCTCGCAAG TTTGAACAATACGCCGAACGACCATATGGAGCTGTGGGGGATGCG AATTTTATACCAGACGATGATAATCGGTTGGAGAACACACGAGCCAAAT TCGGAAGTTTGCTTAAAAGACATGGAGATTTGGCAGAGCGTATTTCTAG GGATTCTGACAAGATAGCATTTGAGCGTCTACAGAAAGAATTTGATGCTGCACGAGCTTCTCAAACTGAAG AGGTATATTTAGATGGGGAGCAGTGGAATGATGGTCTACTAGCTACAATAAGAGAGCAG GTGCATATAGAGACAGACAGAAAAGCAATGTCCGGGGACACTGACATATTAACAAGCCCTCCGGAAAAAATTACTTACAAAACTGGAAACAAG GTAATATGCTGTTTGGAAGGGGCAAGAATTGGCATACAGTATGAGACATCTTTTGCTG GTGAACCTTGTGAGTTTTACCACTGTGTACTGGAGAGCAAGTCATTTCTTGAAAAGATGACTGTCCTTGAGCACACACTTCCATATTTCTTGCCTATACATGAAATAGAAAATGATCTCCTTTCATCCAATGCTATG AAATTCATAGATCATGTTGGAGATCTATTGCAGGCATACGTGGATAGACGGGAACAG GTCAGACTTGTAAAGGAACTTTATGGAAATCAAATTGGAGAGCTGTATCATAGCCTCCCTCATCACATGATTGAGTTTGTATTGGAAGATTTTGATTG TTTTTGTAGCAAAGTGACTATCAGCCTTCGATACACGGATCTCATTTCGGTGCTTCCAACTCGAGTTTCAGCGCTAGCCTGGCCAATGTTGAAGAAAAATTCAACTACAACTTTGAACCGGATGGAAGATGGAGTCTCGGAAAGTCATCCTCTCCCAGTTCGACTATCCTATGCAGAAGATGCCTTACGGACTATGAGTCTACCAGAAG CTTATGCAGAGTTTATATTGAATCTTCCACAAGCGCTTCAGCAGATGTACCATTAA
- the LOC131660525 gene encoding uncharacterized protein LOC131660525 isoform X3 encodes MESDVEESMRKRQRKNPFSGEFSRKQFEQYAERPYGAVGDANFIPDDDNRLENTRAKFGSLLKRHGDLAERISRDSDKIAFERLQKEFDAARASQTEEVYLDGEQWNDGLLATIREQVHIETDRKAMSGDTDILTSPPEKITYKTGNKVICCLEGARIGIQYETSFAGEPCEFYHCVLESKSFLEKMTVLEHTLPYFLPIHEIENDLLSSNAMKFIDHVGDLLQAYVDRREQVRLVKELYGNQIGELYHSLPHHMIEFVLEDFDCKVTISLRYTDLISVLPTRVSALAWPMLKKNSTTTLNRMEDGVSESHPLPVRLSYAEDALRTMSLPEAYAEFILNLPQALQQMYH; translated from the exons ATGGAGAGCGATGTGGAAGAATCCATGAGAAAGAGGCAGCGAAAAAACCCCTTCTCCGGCGAATTCTCTCGCAAG CAGTTTGAACAATACGCCGAACGACCATATGGAGCTGTGGGGGATGCG AATTTTATACCAGACGATGATAATCGGTTGGAGAACACACGAGCCAAAT TCGGAAGTTTGCTTAAAAGACATGGAGATTTGGCAGAGCGTATTTCTAG GGATTCTGACAAGATAGCATTTGAGCGTCTACAGAAAGAATTTGATGCTGCACGAGCTTCTCAAACTGAAG AGGTATATTTAGATGGGGAGCAGTGGAATGATGGTCTACTAGCTACAATAAGAGAGCAG GTGCATATAGAGACAGACAGAAAAGCAATGTCCGGGGACACTGACATATTAACAAGCCCTCCGGAAAAAATTACTTACAAAACTGGAAACAAG GTAATATGCTGTTTGGAAGGGGCAAGAATTGGCATACAGTATGAGACATCTTTTGCTG GTGAACCTTGTGAGTTTTACCACTGTGTACTGGAGAGCAAGTCATTTCTTGAAAAGATGACTGTCCTTGAGCACACACTTCCATATTTCTTGCCTATACATGAAATAGAAAATGATCTCCTTTCATCCAATGCTATG AAATTCATAGATCATGTTGGAGATCTATTGCAGGCATACGTGGATAGACGGGAACAG GTCAGACTTGTAAAGGAACTTTATGGAAATCAAATTGGAGAGCTGTATCATAGCCTCCCTCATCACATGATTGAGTTTGTATTGGAAGATTTTGATTG CAAAGTGACTATCAGCCTTCGATACACGGATCTCATTTCGGTGCTTCCAACTCGAGTTTCAGCGCTAGCCTGGCCAATGTTGAAGAAAAATTCAACTACAACTTTGAACCGGATGGAAGATGGAGTCTCGGAAAGTCATCCTCTCCCAGTTCGACTATCCTATGCAGAAGATGCCTTACGGACTATGAGTCTACCAGAAG CTTATGCAGAGTTTATATTGAATCTTCCACAAGCGCTTCAGCAGATGTACCATTAA
- the LOC131660525 gene encoding uncharacterized protein LOC131660525 isoform X1, with translation MESDVEESMRKRQRKNPFSGEFSRKQFEQYAERPYGAVGDANFIPDDDNRLENTRAKFGSLLKRHGDLAERISRDSDKIAFERLQKEFDAARASQTEEVYLDGEQWNDGLLATIREQVHIETDRKAMSGDTDILTSPPEKITYKTGNKVICCLEGARIGIQYETSFAGEPCEFYHCVLESKSFLEKMTVLEHTLPYFLPIHEIENDLLSSNAMKFIDHVGDLLQAYVDRREQVRLVKELYGNQIGELYHSLPHHMIEFVLEDFDCFCSKVTISLRYTDLISVLPTRVSALAWPMLKKNSTTTLNRMEDGVSESHPLPVRLSYAEDALRTMSLPEAYAEFILNLPQALQQMYH, from the exons ATGGAGAGCGATGTGGAAGAATCCATGAGAAAGAGGCAGCGAAAAAACCCCTTCTCCGGCGAATTCTCTCGCAAG CAGTTTGAACAATACGCCGAACGACCATATGGAGCTGTGGGGGATGCG AATTTTATACCAGACGATGATAATCGGTTGGAGAACACACGAGCCAAAT TCGGAAGTTTGCTTAAAAGACATGGAGATTTGGCAGAGCGTATTTCTAG GGATTCTGACAAGATAGCATTTGAGCGTCTACAGAAAGAATTTGATGCTGCACGAGCTTCTCAAACTGAAG AGGTATATTTAGATGGGGAGCAGTGGAATGATGGTCTACTAGCTACAATAAGAGAGCAG GTGCATATAGAGACAGACAGAAAAGCAATGTCCGGGGACACTGACATATTAACAAGCCCTCCGGAAAAAATTACTTACAAAACTGGAAACAAG GTAATATGCTGTTTGGAAGGGGCAAGAATTGGCATACAGTATGAGACATCTTTTGCTG GTGAACCTTGTGAGTTTTACCACTGTGTACTGGAGAGCAAGTCATTTCTTGAAAAGATGACTGTCCTTGAGCACACACTTCCATATTTCTTGCCTATACATGAAATAGAAAATGATCTCCTTTCATCCAATGCTATG AAATTCATAGATCATGTTGGAGATCTATTGCAGGCATACGTGGATAGACGGGAACAG GTCAGACTTGTAAAGGAACTTTATGGAAATCAAATTGGAGAGCTGTATCATAGCCTCCCTCATCACATGATTGAGTTTGTATTGGAAGATTTTGATTG TTTTTGTAGCAAAGTGACTATCAGCCTTCGATACACGGATCTCATTTCGGTGCTTCCAACTCGAGTTTCAGCGCTAGCCTGGCCAATGTTGAAGAAAAATTCAACTACAACTTTGAACCGGATGGAAGATGGAGTCTCGGAAAGTCATCCTCTCCCAGTTCGACTATCCTATGCAGAAGATGCCTTACGGACTATGAGTCTACCAGAAG CTTATGCAGAGTTTATATTGAATCTTCCACAAGCGCTTCAGCAGATGTACCATTAA